One window of the Salvia splendens isolate huo1 chromosome 1, SspV2, whole genome shotgun sequence genome contains the following:
- the LOC121746727 gene encoding probable serine/threonine-protein kinase PBL11 isoform X2 has protein sequence MGCFTVLKSKKKKPEKKIYVKRVNPQEHSPTALPEPQCQTRSLQSAPPSFKTRVKPVQSFNRVSSSRARALSAPSSLDIAEQDALASTEYEEQGESGSHFGSMKEYNSPSPQPLPLPSPRGTNTFKATASFKMINSSGPLDMSGPLPLPPNPHPTLAVKGILVNFSYEELASACHNFSPERCMSEGFSSVIYRASFAEDASGSRKLEATVTRLHPCNLGLKEFVNDVNTLASLQHPYLCKLIGFHAREGSDHRMLVYERLFHGSLDRLLYGRSDGLPIDWNSRIKVSLCAAHGLTFLHEEGPFQAMFHEFSTANIQIDKDFSAKLSGYGCISHIPEGDISNDSVAVANLSLETLEKGLLTPKSNVWSFGIVLLELLTGRKNLDSRHPKEERNLVKWSRPFLADDCRLSLIMDPQLKGRFPVKAARTVADIAQRCLLVDPSERPTMRTVVEHLKAVQDMKYTSRFPLQEPGSVSQKNMSRSPSLNGIVTPPTRSNCSPTPPTRPLVTPQSLHALSLALPPRSSSSSYKLEEIDRLESRRSSSSTVRISSVEGF, from the exons ATGGGTTGCTTTACGGTTTTAAAGAGTAAGAAGAAGAAACCAGAGAAGAAAATCTATGTTAAACGTGTTAATCCACAGGAGCATTCCCCGACTGCATTGCCTGAACCCCAGTGCCAGACACGTTCTTTACAGTCTGCGCCACCAAGTTTTAAAACCAGAGTAAAACCTGTTCAGTCTTTTAATAGAGTAAGCAGTAGCAGGGCACGTGCATTATCAGCACCTTCAAGTCTTGATATTGCAGAACAAGATGCACTTGCATCTACAGAATATGAGGAACAGGGAGAGTCTGGGAGTCACTTTGGGTCAATGAAGGAATATAATTCACCAAGTCCTCAACCTCTTCCTCTACCGTCACCCCGTGGCACAAATACTTTTAAGGCTACGGCAAGTTTTAAGATGATAAATTCTAGTGGCCCGCTTGATATGTCGGGGCCGCTTCCGCTTCCCCCTAATCCCCATCCAACTCTGGCCGTAAAAGGAATACTTGTTAACTTTTCTTATGAAGAGCTTGCATCAGCTTGTCATAACTTCTCTCCTGAGAGATGTATGTCTGAAGGTTTCTCTTCTGTCATCTACCGGGCTTCTTTTGCAGAAGATGCATCTGGATCAAGAAAACTCGAAGCCACTGTAACCCGTCTTCACCCTTGCAATCTG GGGTTGAAGGAGTTTGTGAATGATGTGAATACTCTTGCTTCTTTGCAACATCCATACCTCTGTAAATTGATTGGTTTTCATGCTCGTGAAGGCTCAGACCACCGGATGTTAGTCTATGAGAGGCTATTCCATGGTAGTTTGGATAGGCTTTTATATGGAAGATCAGATGGTCTACCCATTGACTGGAATAGTAGAATAAAAGTTTCTTTATGTGCTGCTCATGGTCTAACCTTTCTACACGAGGAAGGACCCTTTCAg GCGATGTTCCATGAATTTTCAACTGCAAATATACAGATCGACAAGGATTTTAGTGCAAAACTTTCTGGATATGGCTGCATAAGCCACATTCCAGAAGGGGATATCTCCAATGACTCAGTT GCTGTGGCAAATCTTTCACTGGAGACACTGGAGAAGGGTTTACTTACCCCAAAGAGTAATGTCTGGAGTTTTGGTATTGTGCTGCTTGAATTGCTTACGGGCAGGAAAAATCTTGACAGCCGGCATCCAAAAGAAGAGAGGAATCTAGTGAAGTGGAGTCGGCCGTTCCTGGCTGATGATTGTCGGTTGTCCCTAATTATGGATCCTCAGCTAAAGGGTCGCTTCCCTGTGAAAGCAGCTCGGACAGTAGCTGATATTGCTCAACGATGTCTTCTAGTAGATCCGTCAGAGAGGCCAACAATGAGAACTGTTGTGGAGCATCTCAAAGCTGTACAAGACATGAAGTATACCTCTCGATTTCCACTGCAAGAGCCAGGATCGGTTAGTCAGAAGAATATGTCAAGATCACCTAGTCTGAATGGGATCGTCACTCCACCTACTAGATCAAATTGTTCTCCTACGCCTCCAACTAGACCACTCGTGACCCCTCAAAGTCTACATGCGCTGTCCTTAGCTCTACCTCCTAGGTCAAGCTCATCTTCGTATAAATTGGAAGAAATTGATCGACTGGAAAGCCGTAGATCATCGTCCTCAACTGTTCGTATATCTAGTGTGGAAGGATTTTGA
- the LOC121746727 gene encoding probable serine/threonine-protein kinase PBL11 isoform X1, with product MLVYSVDISNYPILPPKELKFQLNFAFLMGCFTVLKSKKKKPEKKIYVKRVNPQEHSPTALPEPQCQTRSLQSAPPSFKTRVKPVQSFNRVSSSRARALSAPSSLDIAEQDALASTEYEEQGESGSHFGSMKEYNSPSPQPLPLPSPRGTNTFKATASFKMINSSGPLDMSGPLPLPPNPHPTLAVKGILVNFSYEELASACHNFSPERCMSEGFSSVIYRASFAEDASGSRKLEATVTRLHPCNLGLKEFVNDVNTLASLQHPYLCKLIGFHAREGSDHRMLVYERLFHGSLDRLLYGRSDGLPIDWNSRIKVSLCAAHGLTFLHEEGPFQAMFHEFSTANIQIDKDFSAKLSGYGCISHIPEGDISNDSVAVANLSLETLEKGLLTPKSNVWSFGIVLLELLTGRKNLDSRHPKEERNLVKWSRPFLADDCRLSLIMDPQLKGRFPVKAARTVADIAQRCLLVDPSERPTMRTVVEHLKAVQDMKYTSRFPLQEPGSVSQKNMSRSPSLNGIVTPPTRSNCSPTPPTRPLVTPQSLHALSLALPPRSSSSSYKLEEIDRLESRRSSSSTVRISSVEGF from the exons ATGCTTGTATATTCAGTGGATATAAGTAATTATCCAATTCTTCCCCCAAAAGAGCTCAAGTTTCAGCTGAATTTCGCCTTCCT CATGGGTTGCTTTACGGTTTTAAAGAGTAAGAAGAAGAAACCAGAGAAGAAAATCTATGTTAAACGTGTTAATCCACAGGAGCATTCCCCGACTGCATTGCCTGAACCCCAGTGCCAGACACGTTCTTTACAGTCTGCGCCACCAAGTTTTAAAACCAGAGTAAAACCTGTTCAGTCTTTTAATAGAGTAAGCAGTAGCAGGGCACGTGCATTATCAGCACCTTCAAGTCTTGATATTGCAGAACAAGATGCACTTGCATCTACAGAATATGAGGAACAGGGAGAGTCTGGGAGTCACTTTGGGTCAATGAAGGAATATAATTCACCAAGTCCTCAACCTCTTCCTCTACCGTCACCCCGTGGCACAAATACTTTTAAGGCTACGGCAAGTTTTAAGATGATAAATTCTAGTGGCCCGCTTGATATGTCGGGGCCGCTTCCGCTTCCCCCTAATCCCCATCCAACTCTGGCCGTAAAAGGAATACTTGTTAACTTTTCTTATGAAGAGCTTGCATCAGCTTGTCATAACTTCTCTCCTGAGAGATGTATGTCTGAAGGTTTCTCTTCTGTCATCTACCGGGCTTCTTTTGCAGAAGATGCATCTGGATCAAGAAAACTCGAAGCCACTGTAACCCGTCTTCACCCTTGCAATCTG GGGTTGAAGGAGTTTGTGAATGATGTGAATACTCTTGCTTCTTTGCAACATCCATACCTCTGTAAATTGATTGGTTTTCATGCTCGTGAAGGCTCAGACCACCGGATGTTAGTCTATGAGAGGCTATTCCATGGTAGTTTGGATAGGCTTTTATATGGAAGATCAGATGGTCTACCCATTGACTGGAATAGTAGAATAAAAGTTTCTTTATGTGCTGCTCATGGTCTAACCTTTCTACACGAGGAAGGACCCTTTCAg GCGATGTTCCATGAATTTTCAACTGCAAATATACAGATCGACAAGGATTTTAGTGCAAAACTTTCTGGATATGGCTGCATAAGCCACATTCCAGAAGGGGATATCTCCAATGACTCAGTT GCTGTGGCAAATCTTTCACTGGAGACACTGGAGAAGGGTTTACTTACCCCAAAGAGTAATGTCTGGAGTTTTGGTATTGTGCTGCTTGAATTGCTTACGGGCAGGAAAAATCTTGACAGCCGGCATCCAAAAGAAGAGAGGAATCTAGTGAAGTGGAGTCGGCCGTTCCTGGCTGATGATTGTCGGTTGTCCCTAATTATGGATCCTCAGCTAAAGGGTCGCTTCCCTGTGAAAGCAGCTCGGACAGTAGCTGATATTGCTCAACGATGTCTTCTAGTAGATCCGTCAGAGAGGCCAACAATGAGAACTGTTGTGGAGCATCTCAAAGCTGTACAAGACATGAAGTATACCTCTCGATTTCCACTGCAAGAGCCAGGATCGGTTAGTCAGAAGAATATGTCAAGATCACCTAGTCTGAATGGGATCGTCACTCCACCTACTAGATCAAATTGTTCTCCTACGCCTCCAACTAGACCACTCGTGACCCCTCAAAGTCTACATGCGCTGTCCTTAGCTCTACCTCCTAGGTCAAGCTCATCTTCGTATAAATTGGAAGAAATTGATCGACTGGAAAGCCGTAGATCATCGTCCTCAACTGTTCGTATATCTAGTGTGGAAGGATTTTGA